In the genome of Campylobacter concisus, the window ACATGTTAAGAAGCATCGCAACAAGACCAATGAGCGTACCGATCATACCCATCGCACCCGCAAAACCGCCAACTTGCTCAAAAATTTTAATGTTATTTGAATGTCTTGTACTAGTTTGATCGATATCAATCTCCAAAAGCGCTCTGATCGCATCTGGCTCATTGCCATCAACCGCCATTGAGAGGCCTCTTTTTAAAAACTGATTTGTCTCATTATTTACTTCGCTTTCAAGCGATAAGATACCATCACGTCTAGCTTTAGTTGAATAATCAACTATTTTTTTTATAGTCTCAGGTAAATTTACTACGACTGATGGCTTAACAGCAATGCCATAAAATTTACCAATTCCTTTAAGCGTCTCCATCTTGAAGCCAACCATCATAACGCCGATAGTACCACCAAAAACGATCATCACAGAAGGAATATCGATGTATGGTCCTATACCAACGCCTATCGCCATTGATCCAAACAAAAG includes:
- a CDS encoding motility protein A, which codes for MDLGTVVGWVLTLVLLFGSMAIGVGIGPYIDIPSVMIVFGGTIGVMMVGFKMETLKGIGKFYGIAVKPSVVVNLPETIKKIVDYSTKARRDGILSLESEVNNETNQFLKRGLSMAVDGNEPDAIRALLEIDIDQTSTRHSNNIKIFEQVGGFAGAMGMIGTLIGLVAMLLNMSDPSAIGPSMAVALLTTLYGAMIGNIIGAPVANILSIRDADEALEKQVVLEGIMSIQAGDNPRTLEAKLLAFLPPKDRKSQFE